Proteins from a genomic interval of Rubinisphaera italica:
- the yajC gene encoding preprotein translocase subunit YajC has protein sequence MAFSTQILHQICLLAQEAAEGGGAAEQPGLFDVFGVPVMVMIAIYVVLVMLPQNKERKGRQDFLSNLKKNDQVVTIGGVFGTVTGFSADGTQVTLRVDENTRIRVRKSSIESIVKTEGEEKPA, from the coding sequence ATGGCTTTTTCCACGCAAATTTTGCATCAAATCTGCCTGCTGGCTCAAGAAGCAGCCGAAGGCGGGGGAGCTGCTGAGCAGCCGGGTCTATTCGATGTGTTCGGCGTGCCTGTGATGGTCATGATTGCGATTTATGTCGTATTAGTGATGCTGCCGCAGAATAAAGAGCGAAAAGGCCGTCAGGATTTCCTGTCGAATTTAAAGAAAAACGATCAGGTCGTCACGATTGGCGGTGTTTTTGGAACGGTGACAGGTTTCTCAGCTGATGGAACGCAGGTCACTCTGCGGGTCGATGAGAATACCCGGATTCGCGTTCGCAAAAGCAGTATTGAGTCGATTGTGAAAACTGAAGGCGAAGAAAAGCCAGCTTAA
- the tgt gene encoding tRNA guanosine(34) transglycosylase Tgt, protein MASFRFELQHTDPNTGARAGQWHTPHGIVDTPAFMPVGTLGTVKGLLPEQLKAAGAQMVLSNTYHLALRPGADVVEELGGLHQFMNWSGPILTDSGGFQVFSLAKLSKLTDDQVVFRSHIDGSLLELSPEKAIRIQEQLGADCIMCLDECPPHDVGQDRLRAAVQRTTAWAARCRDAQKRDDQALFGIVQGGIDPHLREESAEGLLPLDFPGYAIGGLSVGEDPNDMYKTLDFTTPFLPVEKPRYLMGVGKPVDLLESIIRGVDLFDCVMPTRNGRNAMAFTSNGPVKIRNAKYQRDVTPLDPDGPSEVGRIYSRGYLRHLFVAKEMLGAILLSWHNIAFYENLVREMRQAIFENRSAEFRADQLARWGSDP, encoded by the coding sequence CGATCCCAACACCGGAGCACGGGCTGGTCAGTGGCATACGCCGCATGGAATTGTCGATACGCCGGCTTTCATGCCCGTCGGGACTCTCGGCACTGTCAAAGGATTGCTGCCTGAGCAATTGAAGGCAGCCGGGGCTCAGATGGTGCTGTCGAATACCTATCATCTGGCATTGCGACCGGGGGCAGATGTGGTCGAAGAACTGGGTGGACTGCATCAGTTCATGAACTGGTCGGGACCGATTTTGACCGATTCAGGCGGTTTTCAGGTCTTCAGTCTGGCAAAACTCTCGAAACTGACGGACGATCAGGTCGTGTTTCGCTCACATATTGATGGAAGTCTGCTGGAACTCTCGCCCGAAAAGGCGATTCGGATTCAGGAACAGCTGGGAGCAGACTGTATTATGTGTCTGGATGAATGTCCGCCACACGACGTCGGTCAGGATCGGCTCCGTGCAGCGGTTCAGCGAACAACGGCCTGGGCGGCTCGGTGTCGGGATGCTCAAAAGCGGGATGACCAGGCATTGTTCGGAATTGTCCAAGGGGGAATCGATCCTCATTTAAGGGAGGAGTCGGCTGAGGGATTACTGCCACTCGATTTCCCAGGCTATGCCATCGGCGGGTTGAGCGTGGGGGAAGATCCCAACGATATGTACAAAACCCTGGACTTCACAACACCCTTTCTGCCGGTCGAAAAACCTCGCTATTTAATGGGTGTAGGCAAGCCGGTCGATTTGCTGGAGTCAATTATTCGGGGAGTAGACTTGTTTGACTGTGTGATGCCAACCCGCAACGGACGCAACGCGATGGCGTTCACTTCGAATGGTCCGGTGAAAATTAGGAATGCCAAATATCAGCGGGATGTGACGCCGCTCGATCCGGATGGGCCTTCCGAAGTGGGGCGGATTTATTCCAGGGGATACCTCCGGCATCTGTTTGTGGCCAAGGAAATGCTGGGGGCGATTTTGCTCTCCTGGCACAATATTGCCTTCTATGAAAATCTGGTTCGGGAGATGCGTCAGGCAATTTTTGAGAATCGGAGTGCGGAGTTTCGGGCGGATCAACTTGCCCGTTGGGGCAGCGATCCCTAA